From one Papio anubis isolate 15944 chromosome 12, Panubis1.0, whole genome shotgun sequence genomic stretch:
- the LOC101020233 gene encoding LOW QUALITY PROTEIN: olfactory receptor 56B1 (The sequence of the model RefSeq protein was modified relative to this genomic sequence to represent the inferred CDS: inserted 1 base in 1 codon) encodes MNHMSASLKVSNSSKFQVSEFILLGFPGIHSWQHWLSLPLALLYLSALGANTLILLIIWQNASLQQPMYLFLGILSVVDMGLATTITLKNLAIFWFDAKVISLPECFAQIYAIHFFVGMESGIFLCMVFDRYVAICNPLRYPSVVTSSLILKANLLMVLRNGLFVIPVPVLAAQHDYCSRNEIEHCLCSNLGVTXLACDNRRPNSICQFVLAWLGMGSDLSLIILSYILILYSVLRLNSVEAAAKALSTCSSHLTLLLFFYTIVVVISVTHLTEMRATLIPVLLNVLHNIIPPSLNPIVYALQTKELRAAFQKVLFALTKEIRS; translated from the exons ATGAATCATATGTCTGCATCTCTCAAAGTCTCCAATAGCTCCAAATTCCAGGTCTCTGAGTTTATCCTGCTGGGATTCCCAGGTATTCACAGCTGGCAGCACTGGCTATCTCTGCCCCTGGCACTACTGTATCTCTCAGCACTTGGTGCAAATACCCTCATCCTCCTCATCATCTGGCAGAACGCTTCTTTGCAGCAGCCCATGTACCTTTTCCTTGGCATCCTCTCTGTGGTTGACATGGGTCTGGCCACTACTATCACGCTTAAGAACCTGGCCATCTTCTGGTTTGATGCCAAGGTCATTAGCCTCCCTGAGTGCTTTGCTCAGATTTATGCCATTCACTTCTTTGTGGGCATGGAGTCTGGTATCTTCCTCTGCATGGTTTTTGATAGATATGTGGCTATTTGTAACCCTCTTCGCTATCCATCCGTTGTCACCAGTTCCTTAATCTTAAAAGCTAACCTGTTAATGGTGCTGAGAAATGGCTTATTTGTCATCCCGGTGCCTGTGCTTGCAGCACAGCATGACTATTGCTCCAGGAATGAAATTGAACACTGCCTGTGCTCTAACCTTGGGGTCA GCCTGGCTTGTGATAACAGGAGGCCAAACAGCATTTGCCAGTTTGTCCTGGCATGGCTTGGAATGGGGAGTGATCTAAGTCTTATTATACTGTCATATATTTTGATTCTGTACTCTGTACTTAGACTGAACTCAGTTGAAGCTGCAGCCAAGGCCCTGAGCACTTGTAGTTCACATCTtacccttctccttttcttttacaCTATTGTTGTAGTGATTTCAGTAACTCATCTGACAGAGATGAGGGCTACTTTGATTCCAGTTCTACTTAATGTGTTGCACAACATCATCCCCCCTTCCCTCAACCCTATAGTTTATGCACTTCAGACCAAAGAACTTAGGGCAGCCTTCCAAAAGGTGCTCTTTGCTCttacaaaagaaataagatcCTAG